In Halovivax gelatinilyticus, the following are encoded in one genomic region:
- a CDS encoding NYN domain-containing protein has translation MARTLTNIFSRDPPDGVGLFVDGPNVFRDEFDVDLDDLRSIGEDLGRLATARLYVNEHATPGFIRAGEAHGFEVIVTSGDVDVKLAVDATAFLANERVSTLALVSRDTDFKPVVEYANANGIETVAIAPGSYGRSDALRLAASRSMTLDEN, from the coding sequence ATGGCCCGGACGCTCACCAACATTTTCTCGCGTGATCCACCTGATGGGGTGGGTCTCTTCGTCGACGGTCCCAACGTCTTTCGTGATGAATTCGACGTCGACCTCGACGATCTCAGATCCATCGGCGAAGACCTCGGGCGACTCGCTACCGCCCGACTCTACGTCAACGAACACGCCACGCCCGGATTTATTCGAGCCGGCGAGGCGCATGGATTCGAGGTTATCGTTACGAGCGGAGACGTCGACGTCAAACTCGCCGTCGATGCGACGGCGTTTCTGGCAAACGAGAGGGTCTCGACGCTCGCCCTCGTTTCGCGAGACACCGATTTCAAACCGGTCGTCGAATACGCGAACGCCAACGGCATCGAAACGGTCGCCATCGCACCCGGTTCGTACGGTCGATCCGACGCGTTGCGATTGGCCGCAAGTAGATCGATGACGCTGGACGAAAACTGA
- a CDS encoding S8 family serine peptidase, translated as MPSQANVVHENDVLGYVVVEVPIPEVGTADDAISTLEAQSAVEYAEENVTFHALDTANANDPGFDQQYAPQQVDAPDAWNTTQGEDTLVSIVDTGTDYNHEDLQDRFGSDPGYDFVGGTNDPAPRASSESHGTHVAGCAAATTNNGVGIAGVSNAQLIAARVLGTDGSGSLYDIADGIQWSADQGADIINMSLGGGGFTDLMNDAINYAFNSGSLPIAAAGNDGGPVNYPAAYDNCVAVSAIDSNYNAASFTSRGSNVDVCAGGVNVLSAVPNDGYQEMSGTSMACPVAAGVAALGASAHGLTGNSQDPGQLWNLLTSTAESVQGLPADVEGDGLANAANIVDGGGGDPPDEPTAVIDVSTTSPEVGETVDLDGTGSSSPNGQITDYQWTADPGGSVSGPTASLTRDEEVAIDVTLTITDEAGGTDSDTVTVDFGGDGDAPGECGAETNTASAEGELSDGWWGNPSDSYTYSLSTADPCAATVTLDGPSSGAVFDLYLTLDGREPSTWDYDERSYNWGADEEIQVDLDGSETLGILVDRYDGSGSYTLTVEELGK; from the coding sequence ATGCCGTCACAGGCGAATGTCGTCCACGAAAACGACGTTCTCGGCTACGTCGTTGTTGAGGTTCCGATCCCTGAGGTGGGAACCGCAGACGACGCCATTTCGACGCTCGAAGCCCAATCGGCCGTCGAGTACGCCGAAGAGAACGTGACCTTCCACGCACTCGATACGGCGAACGCGAACGACCCCGGGTTCGACCAGCAGTACGCTCCACAACAGGTCGACGCACCTGACGCCTGGAACACGACGCAGGGCGAGGATACGCTCGTCTCGATCGTCGATACGGGTACCGATTACAACCACGAGGATCTCCAGGATCGATTCGGATCTGACCCCGGATACGACTTCGTCGGGGGGACGAACGATCCGGCACCGCGTGCATCGTCGGAGAGCCACGGCACGCACGTCGCCGGCTGTGCCGCGGCGACGACCAACAACGGCGTCGGTATCGCTGGCGTATCTAACGCACAGTTGATCGCCGCTCGGGTTCTTGGAACCGACGGGAGTGGTAGCCTGTACGACATTGCCGACGGTATCCAGTGGTCTGCCGATCAGGGAGCCGACATCATCAACATGTCGCTCGGTGGCGGTGGCTTCACCGACCTGATGAACGACGCGATCAACTACGCGTTCAACAGCGGTTCGTTGCCGATCGCGGCGGCCGGCAACGACGGCGGTCCGGTGAACTACCCGGCTGCCTACGACAACTGTGTGGCGGTTTCCGCGATCGATTCGAACTACAACGCGGCGAGCTTCACGAGTCGCGGCTCCAACGTCGACGTCTGTGCGGGCGGTGTTAACGTGCTCTCGGCCGTGCCGAACGACGGCTATCAGGAGATGTCCGGAACGTCGATGGCCTGTCCGGTCGCGGCTGGCGTGGCCGCCCTCGGTGCGTCCGCCCACGGGCTCACGGGTAACAGTCAGGACCCCGGGCAGCTCTGGAACCTCCTGACGAGTACGGCGGAATCGGTCCAGGGTCTCCCCGCCGATGTCGAGGGAGACGGTCTGGCCAACGCGGCGAACATCGTTGACGGCGGTGGCGGCGATCCACCGGACGAGCCGACGGCCGTCATCGATGTCAGTACCACCTCGCCCGAGGTCGGTGAGACGGTCGATCTCGACGGGACCGGTTCCTCGTCGCCGAACGGCCAGATCACGGACTACCAGTGGACCGCCGATCCCGGCGGATCCGTGAGCGGTCCGACCGCGTCGTTGACGCGAGACGAGGAGGTGGCCATCGATGTCACGCTGACGATCACGGACGAGGCAGGCGGCACGGATAGCGACACCGTCACGGTCGACTTCGGCGGCGACGGAGACGCACCGGGCGAGTGTGGTGCGGAAACGAACACGGCCAGCGCCGAGGGCGAACTCTCCGACGGCTGGTGGGGCAACCCGAGCGACTCATACACCTACTCGCTCTCGACGGCAGACCCGTGTGCGGCGACGGTCACGCTCGACGGACCGTCTTCGGGCGCCGTCTTCGACCTCTATCTGACGCTCGACGGTCGAGAGCCGTCGACGTGGGACTACGACGAACGATCGTACAACTGGGGTGCCGACGAGGAAATCCAGGTCGATCTCGACGGCAGCGAGACTCTCGGCATCCTCGTAGACCGCTACGACGGCAGCGGCTCCTACACCCTCACCGTCGAAGAACTCGGCAAATAA
- the gcvPA gene encoding aminomethyl-transferring glycine dehydrogenase subunit GcvPA, with protein sequence MHGSRTTGSPYAPHTEAETSAMLAELGVESVEALFDIPEPVRFDDSFGIDARSERETRRLLESILDRNDDLTELLGRGHYSYYVPSLVDHLSDRSEFLTSYTQYQPEVSQGFLQVLFEYQSILVELTGLEIANCSMYDAASALGEAATLADRLRQVSGTTVLVPDILQSGKRSTLENYVDGTALSVESYPTADATVDVDALTDRLDEDVVMVYAENPTVRGTIDPNLGSIGDVTTDADALFVLGSDPIALSLLERPADVGADVVIGDASVLGLPTSYGMGLGLFATREEFLRQVPGRLVGVSEDDDDRRAFTLTLQTREQHIRRERATSNICTNQAWVALRTAIHAAMLGPGGMVDLAKRDVRRARELAERIDELDGVSAPVHDRHHLREFVAQVDRSANTVARELEDHGFAIHVVDDREIQLCVSGATDDELDDFVAAFEEVVR encoded by the coding sequence ATGCACGGATCACGCACGACGGGGAGTCCGTACGCTCCTCACACGGAGGCGGAAACCTCGGCGATGCTCGCCGAGTTGGGGGTCGAATCGGTCGAAGCACTCTTCGATATTCCCGAGCCCGTTCGGTTCGACGATTCGTTCGGAATCGACGCACGCTCAGAACGTGAGACGCGTCGGCTCCTCGAGTCGATCCTCGACCGGAACGATGATTTGACGGAATTGCTCGGGCGAGGCCACTACAGCTACTACGTCCCCTCGCTGGTCGACCACCTATCCGACCGATCCGAGTTTCTGACGTCGTACACCCAGTATCAACCCGAAGTCTCGCAGGGATTTTTACAGGTACTGTTCGAGTACCAGTCGATTCTCGTCGAGTTGACCGGGCTCGAAATCGCCAACTGCTCGATGTACGACGCCGCCTCTGCCCTGGGTGAGGCTGCGACGCTCGCCGACCGCCTCCGTCAGGTCTCCGGGACGACCGTTCTCGTTCCCGACATCCTCCAGTCCGGTAAGCGATCGACGCTCGAAAATTACGTCGACGGCACCGCACTCTCCGTCGAATCGTACCCCACTGCGGACGCCACCGTCGACGTCGACGCGCTCACAGACCGCCTCGACGAGGACGTCGTCATGGTGTACGCGGAGAATCCGACCGTTCGCGGAACAATCGATCCGAACCTCGGATCGATCGGTGACGTCACGACAGACGCGGACGCCCTGTTCGTCCTCGGGTCCGATCCGATCGCCCTCTCGCTTCTCGAACGACCGGCGGACGTCGGTGCGGACGTAGTCATCGGCGACGCGAGCGTCCTCGGACTCCCAACGTCCTACGGCATGGGTCTCGGTCTCTTTGCGACCAGAGAGGAATTCCTCCGTCAGGTACCAGGCCGACTCGTCGGCGTGAGCGAAGACGACGACGATCGCCGCGCGTTCACGCTCACGCTCCAGACCCGAGAACAACACATCCGCCGCGAGCGAGCCACGAGCAACATCTGCACCAATCAGGCCTGGGTGGCACTAAGAACGGCGATTCACGCCGCGATGCTCGGTCCGGGGGGAATGGTCGATCTTGCAAAACGTGACGTCCGACGGGCCCGCGAACTGGCCGAGCGAATCGACGAACTCGACGGCGTTAGCGCACCGGTTCACGACCGTCACCACCTTCGCGAATTCGTCGCCCAGGTCGATCGGTCGGCCAATACCGTTGCTCGCGAACTCGAAGACCACGGCTTCGCGATTCACGTCGTCGACGACCGAGAAATTCAACTCTGCGTTTCTGGGGCAACCGACGACGAATTAGACGACTTCGTCGCCGCGTTCGAGGAGGTGGTTCGATGA
- a CDS encoding S8 family serine peptidase: MLKTTGALGAFAGIGAIGSASARGETKELVVKKSDVVGIADVKSAVETALPSGASIVHKNDVLGYVTIEVPLNDVGTAADAMSTLEAQSAVEYAEENVTYHTMETASDDPHFGSQYTPQQVDAPEAWNTTQGEDVLLSVIDQGVDYEHENLHDRFGSNLGYDFAGTGGDDPMPVQPSENHGTHVAGIAAATTNNGIGTSGISNAQILSARALDESGGGSLQDIADAIQWSADQNADVINMSLGGGGFTDLMNDAINYAFDSGTLPIAAAGNDGGSVNYPAAYDNCVAISAIDSNYNAASFTSRGPEIDVTAGGVDVLSTDNNDSYVEMSGTSMSSPVAAGVACLGASAHGLTGSNQDPGQLWNLLISTAEPVDGLASDVEGEGLANAANIVGGGDPPEEHDLLVTVVDDSGAEIQGATVSAGGDSGTTDQSGQVTLEVPEGTVTVEAEADGLSGTEEVDVTGDTSVTVEIDGEDDDPPGECGAESNTASAEGELSGGWWGNPSDTYTYELETADPCAATITLDGPSSGAVFDLYLTLDGREPSTWDYDERSYNWGADEQIDVELDGSETFGILVDRYDGSGSYTLTVEELGK; this comes from the coding sequence GTGCTGAAGACCACCGGTGCGCTCGGAGCGTTCGCTGGGATTGGGGCCATTGGGTCTGCGAGTGCGCGCGGTGAGACGAAAGAACTGGTCGTGAAGAAATCGGATGTCGTCGGTATCGCCGACGTCAAGTCCGCTGTCGAAACGGCGTTACCGTCCGGGGCGTCGATCGTCCACAAGAACGACGTGCTCGGCTACGTCACGATCGAAGTGCCGCTCAACGACGTCGGAACGGCCGCTGACGCGATGTCGACGCTCGAAGCCCAATCGGCCGTCGAGTACGCAGAAGAGAACGTAACCTATCACACGATGGAGACGGCCTCCGACGACCCACATTTCGGTAGTCAGTATACTCCACAACAGGTGGACGCTCCCGAAGCGTGGAACACTACCCAGGGCGAAGACGTCCTCCTCTCGGTGATTGACCAGGGTGTCGACTACGAGCACGAGAACCTCCACGATCGCTTCGGTTCGAACTTGGGCTACGACTTCGCCGGAACCGGTGGGGACGATCCGATGCCGGTACAGCCGAGCGAAAACCACGGTACCCACGTTGCTGGAATCGCGGCCGCGACGACCAACAACGGGATTGGAACCTCCGGGATCTCGAATGCGCAGATCCTCTCTGCTCGTGCGCTCGACGAGAGCGGTGGCGGATCCCTCCAGGACATCGCCGATGCGATCCAATGGTCTGCCGACCAGAACGCTGACGTCATCAACATGAGCCTCGGTGGCGGTGGCTTCACCGACCTGATGAACGACGCGATCAACTACGCGTTCGACAGCGGGACGCTCCCGATCGCGGCGGCTGGTAACGACGGTGGGTCTGTCAACTATCCGGCTGCGTACGACAACTGTGTAGCAATCTCGGCGATCGATTCGAACTACAACGCGGCGAGCTTCACGAGTCGCGGACCTGAAATCGACGTCACTGCGGGCGGGGTCGACGTCCTCTCGACGGACAACAACGACAGCTACGTCGAGATGTCGGGAACGTCGATGTCGTCACCCGTTGCTGCAGGTGTAGCCTGTCTCGGCGCGTCCGCTCACGGTCTCACCGGATCGAACCAGGATCCCGGCCAGCTCTGGAACCTCCTCATCAGCACGGCCGAACCCGTCGATGGACTCGCCTCCGATGTCGAAGGCGAGGGACTGGCCAATGCGGCAAACATCGTCGGCGGCGGTGACCCACCTGAGGAGCACGATCTGTTGGTGACGGTCGTCGATGACTCCGGAGCGGAAATCCAGGGGGCCACCGTTTCAGCCGGTGGTGACTCCGGAACGACTGACCAGAGCGGCCAGGTCACTCTCGAGGTACCCGAGGGAACGGTAACGGTTGAGGCCGAAGCGGATGGTCTCTCCGGCACCGAAGAAGTCGACGTGACCGGAGACACCTCGGTCACCGTCGAAATCGACGGCGAAGACGATGATCCACCGGGCGAGTGTGGAGCCGAGTCGAACACGGCCAGCGCCGAAGGCGAACTCTCCGGCGGCTGGTGGGGTAACCCGAGCGACACCTACACCTACGAACTGGAGACCGCCGATCCGTGTGCCGCGACGATCACGCTCGACGGGCCGTCTTCGGGCGCCGTCTTCGACCTCTATCTGACGCTCGACGGCCGCGAGCCGTCGACGTGGGACTACGACGAGCGGTCGTACAACTGGGGGGCCGACGAGCAAATCGACGTCGAACTCGACGGCAGCGAAACGTTCGGTATCCTCGTCGATCGCTACGACGGTAGCGGCTCCTACACGCTCACCGTCGAAGAACTCGGCAAGTAA
- the gcvPB gene encoding aminomethyl-transferring glycine dehydrogenase subunit GcvPB, with amino-acid sequence MSENPTDQIEESTSNERRFDQARWTTNGTYEPLLSEKNRTDIEIDAEAAGLPDELTRDSLSLPSLAESELARHYTRLSQHTYGITSGPYPLGSCTMKYNPPYTEDVAALPGASVHPDRDEGTVQGTLELLYRLQDYLGRIGGMDAVTLQPPAGAAGEFVGIRVATAYHEHNGDGNRDEVIIPESAHGTNFATAALGGYDVVSLPSDDAGRVDLEALEAALSEKTAALMLTNPNTLGLFERDIEQIAEMVHDVGGLLYYDGANLNALLGRARPGDMGFDVMHYNVHKTFATPHGGGGPGAGPVGVVEELAPFLPAPRVRPVDDDESTADVRGDDLATSSTGATYELFDPEYTIGKVHGFQGNWLVLVKAFAYIARLGDEGLADASAKAVLNANYLGSRIDYEIPYGPFHHEFVASAGDQDAADVAKRMLDYGVHPPTTKWPEIVPQALMTEPTEVESKETLDQLAAAFDAVAREADETLEGSPNRTTARRIDQTSAARNPRLSWHALTETED; translated from the coding sequence ATGAGCGAGAACCCGACGGACCAGATCGAGGAATCGACGTCGAACGAGAGACGATTCGATCAGGCTCGCTGGACGACGAACGGCACCTACGAGCCGCTACTCTCCGAGAAAAATCGAACGGACATCGAAATCGACGCCGAAGCGGCGGGGCTTCCGGACGAACTCACGCGTGATTCGCTATCACTCCCGTCGCTCGCGGAGTCTGAACTCGCTCGTCACTACACAAGACTCTCTCAGCACACCTACGGCATCACGAGCGGCCCGTACCCGCTCGGATCGTGTACGATGAAGTACAATCCGCCGTACACCGAGGACGTCGCGGCCCTTCCCGGCGCGAGCGTTCACCCGGATCGAGACGAAGGGACCGTACAGGGGACACTCGAGCTCCTTTACCGTCTTCAAGATTACCTCGGCCGAATCGGCGGGATGGACGCGGTCACGCTGCAACCGCCAGCTGGCGCGGCCGGCGAGTTCGTCGGAATTCGCGTCGCGACGGCCTATCACGAGCACAACGGCGACGGCAACCGCGACGAGGTAATTATCCCGGAGAGCGCACACGGGACGAACTTCGCGACGGCCGCCCTCGGCGGCTACGACGTCGTTTCCCTCCCGAGCGACGATGCGGGTCGGGTCGACCTCGAGGCGCTCGAGGCAGCCCTCTCGGAGAAGACCGCAGCGTTGATGCTCACCAATCCGAACACGCTCGGACTGTTCGAGCGAGACATCGAGCAAATCGCAGAGATGGTCCACGACGTCGGCGGGTTGCTCTACTACGACGGGGCCAACCTGAACGCGCTACTCGGTCGGGCTCGACCGGGCGACATGGGGTTCGACGTCATGCACTACAACGTCCACAAGACGTTCGCGACGCCTCACGGCGGCGGCGGTCCCGGCGCCGGTCCTGTCGGCGTCGTCGAGGAGCTGGCACCGTTCTTGCCGGCACCACGCGTACGTCCCGTCGATGACGACGAGTCTACCGCCGACGTTCGCGGAGACGATCTGGCCACGTCGAGTACCGGCGCGACGTACGAACTGTTCGACCCCGAATACACCATCGGCAAGGTTCACGGCTTCCAGGGTAACTGGCTCGTGCTGGTCAAGGCGTTCGCCTACATCGCCCGCCTTGGAGACGAGGGGCTCGCCGACGCGAGCGCGAAGGCCGTCCTCAACGCGAACTACCTCGGCAGTCGGATCGACTACGAGATACCGTACGGACCGTTCCACCACGAGTTCGTCGCCAGCGCCGGCGATCAGGACGCAGCCGACGTCGCGAAGCGAATGCTCGATTACGGCGTTCACCCGCCGACGACGAAGTGGCCGGAGATCGTCCCTCAGGCGCTGATGACCGAACCGACGGAGGTCGAATCGAAGGAGACGCTCGATCAACTCGCCGCCGCGTTCGATGCGGTAGCGAGAGAGGCCGACGAGACGCTCGAAGGCTCTCCGAATCGGACGACCGCGAGGAGAATCGATCAGACGAGCGCCGCGCGGAATCCGCGACTGTCCTGGCACGCACTCACGGAGACCGAGGACTGA
- a CDS encoding DUF2150 family protein, giving the protein MSNSPTEFYSRERWQNWIERIDDEEIDPEDESSARLLLNLQDDTAIAIAKIVSAYDDGGLGEEAALEKLTDVREIVLSDVDIDDEETLMLVDGVQTSLVCVFFAAEEYVAAGPAEEATVSEYIRAAADAEAEEDLDAALSYVAQAGTLVIDGEEIDISVAEELEYGLVTEWVNGLDSLQSAMSDPEVVEEDE; this is encoded by the coding sequence ATGAGCAACTCCCCGACCGAATTCTACTCGCGAGAACGGTGGCAAAACTGGATCGAACGCATCGACGACGAGGAGATAGATCCGGAAGACGAATCCTCTGCGCGGCTGCTATTGAACCTCCAGGACGATACCGCCATCGCGATTGCCAAGATCGTCTCGGCGTACGACGACGGTGGACTCGGGGAGGAAGCGGCGTTAGAAAAGCTCACGGACGTCCGCGAGATCGTCCTCTCGGACGTGGACATCGACGACGAGGAGACGCTCATGCTCGTCGACGGCGTCCAGACCAGCCTCGTTTGCGTCTTCTTCGCAGCCGAGGAGTACGTTGCCGCCGGTCCAGCCGAGGAAGCGACCGTTAGCGAGTACATTCGAGCGGCGGCCGACGCCGAAGCGGAAGAAGACCTCGATGCGGCGCTCAGCTACGTCGCCCAGGCCGGCACGCTCGTCATCGACGGCGAAGAAATCGACATCAGCGTCGCCGAAGAACTGGAGTACGGACTGGTCACCGAGTGGGTGAACGGTCTCGATAGCCTCCAGAGCGCGATGAGCGATCCGGAAGTCGTCGAAGAAGACGAATAG
- a CDS encoding TatD family hydrolase translates to MSEGTTPILDNHLHLDPDHGRGIDAVRDFSRAGGTHLLVVNKPSWYLGDVPSSGSDFETVFERTLETVAHAADVLDGTAWAVLGVHPGLISKLVDDRGYEPAEASELMCRGIDRAASFVEDGRAIALKSGRPHYDVTEAVWEASNEVIRHTFDRAATLECAVQLHTESSEDLTEIASWATDAGLAPTRVVKHYSAGRLDGLVPSVMSDRDRLERAAARGDPFLMETDFVDDPDRPGAVLGPKTVPRRVNWLRDRGHESAVRNAHVETPKLVYGIDTVETLNGS, encoded by the coding sequence ATGTCTGAGGGTACGACACCGATACTGGACAATCACCTCCACCTCGATCCCGACCACGGCCGCGGGATCGACGCTGTTCGAGACTTTTCACGAGCCGGAGGCACACACCTACTCGTCGTAAACAAACCCTCGTGGTACCTCGGCGATGTACCGTCAAGCGGATCGGATTTCGAAACCGTGTTCGAACGGACGCTCGAAACGGTAGCACACGCAGCGGACGTCCTCGATGGGACGGCGTGGGCCGTCCTCGGGGTTCACCCTGGACTCATCTCTAAACTGGTCGACGACCGCGGATACGAACCGGCCGAAGCGAGCGAACTGATGTGTCGAGGGATCGATCGCGCCGCGTCGTTCGTCGAAGACGGACGAGCCATCGCTCTGAAATCCGGACGACCGCACTACGACGTCACGGAGGCGGTCTGGGAGGCCTCGAACGAGGTGATTCGTCACACGTTCGACCGCGCGGCGACACTTGAGTGTGCCGTTCAGCTACACACCGAATCGAGTGAAGATCTGACGGAGATCGCGTCCTGGGCCACGGACGCTGGCCTGGCGCCTACGCGCGTGGTGAAGCACTATTCTGCGGGCCGACTCGACGGTCTCGTTCCGAGCGTGATGAGCGACCGCGACAGGCTCGAACGGGCTGCGGCGCGTGGTGATCCCTTCCTGATGGAAACCGACTTTGTCGACGATCCGGACCGTCCCGGAGCGGTTCTGGGCCCGAAGACCGTTCCGCGCCGGGTGAACTGGCTTCGAGACCGTGGACACGAATCAGCGGTACGCAACGCGCACGTAGAGACGCCGAAACTCGTCTACGGCATCGACACCGTCGAGACACTGAATGGATCGTGA
- the hmgB gene encoding hydroxymethylglutaryl-CoA synthase: MTSVGIDAIEIWTGNLKLDLPNTFAPEKGEDPEKYTKGLGLNASSFPDSYEDIVTMGANAAYRLMERKGLGPEDIGRIDVATESSFDKSKPISTYIAGCLEQVFDGDFHHANKGERKFACIAGTQCLDDAYNWIKADRSRGRAALVIATDTALYARDDPGEATQGAGAVAMLIDEDPNVVELSNEQGYGSADETDFLKPQQQFPSVDGKRSMQVYLARMREALEDYESVAGASHPDDFAYVPFHTPFPGMVRKAGLLAYRHMIRNTPIEEELAEEIGRQPRREEYDDETAYEDAVREHMDALKETDAYRTWYAETIEPTLTISREVGNWYTGSVHVARVSALKHALENDLDLAGSTLGVGSYGSGAEAEVHAEVVADGWREEIESITIDDQLDARRSITFEEYESIHDAHNHDKDVDTTELTTPSAEFVFDGWGRMGERKYRFVE, from the coding sequence ATGACGAGTGTCGGAATCGACGCGATCGAGATATGGACGGGGAATCTGAAGTTGGACCTCCCCAACACGTTCGCCCCTGAGAAGGGCGAAGACCCGGAGAAGTACACGAAGGGACTGGGACTCAACGCGAGTTCGTTCCCGGACAGTTACGAGGACATCGTCACGATGGGGGCCAACGCCGCCTATCGGCTGATGGAGCGAAAGGGTCTCGGCCCGGAAGACATCGGTCGGATCGACGTGGCGACCGAGAGCTCCTTCGATAAATCGAAGCCGATCTCGACGTACATCGCGGGCTGTCTCGAACAGGTGTTCGACGGCGACTTCCACCACGCGAACAAGGGCGAACGTAAGTTCGCCTGCATCGCCGGGACACAGTGTCTCGACGACGCGTACAACTGGATCAAGGCGGATCGAAGCCGCGGACGAGCCGCGCTCGTGATCGCGACGGACACGGCGCTTTACGCACGCGACGATCCCGGCGAGGCGACGCAGGGCGCCGGTGCCGTTGCAATGTTGATCGACGAGGATCCGAACGTCGTCGAACTGAGCAACGAGCAGGGCTACGGCAGCGCCGACGAAACCGACTTCCTGAAACCCCAACAGCAGTTCCCGAGCGTCGACGGAAAGCGCTCGATGCAGGTGTACCTTGCGCGCATGCGCGAAGCCTTAGAGGACTACGAGAGCGTCGCCGGAGCCAGCCACCCCGACGATTTCGCGTACGTACCGTTCCACACGCCGTTCCCCGGGATGGTCCGAAAGGCCGGACTGCTCGCCTACCGACACATGATCCGGAACACGCCGATCGAGGAGGAACTCGCCGAGGAAATCGGCCGTCAGCCACGTCGCGAGGAGTACGACGACGAGACCGCCTACGAAGACGCCGTTCGCGAGCACATGGACGCGCTCAAAGAGACGGACGCCTACCGGACGTGGTACGCGGAGACGATCGAACCGACGCTGACGATCTCTCGCGAGGTCGGAAACTGGTACACGGGTTCGGTCCACGTCGCCCGCGTGAGCGCCCTCAAACACGCGCTGGAGAACGATCTCGATCTCGCTGGATCCACGCTTGGCGTCGGTTCCTACGGGAGCGGTGCCGAAGCCGAAGTCCACGCCGAAGTCGTCGCCGACGGCTGGCGCGAGGAGATCGAGTCGATTACGATCGACGACCAGCTAGACGCGCGTCGATCGATCACGTTCGAAGAGTACGAATCGATCCACGACGCCCACAACCACGACAAAGACGTCGATACCACCGAACTGACGACCCCGAGCGCAGAGTTCGTCTTCGACGGGTGGGGACGAATGGGCGAACGGAAGTACCGCTTCGTCGAGTGA